TTGTAAAAAATCTACTTCATTTACAATTTTCTAAATTgttataaattaatacattagtCTAAAAAACATTTAGGGGTAAAACAAAGCAGTTAATTCAGGGGCTTTTCACTTGAGGCTGCCATATGTGTGCACTGACTCTAGCCGTCTCTGGCATGTTAGTATGTTGAGAATGGAATGAATATTTTCTCCAACAAAGCTTTGATGCTGAAAAAAACTTGAGAAGATGAGATTTTACAGGGAAGCAGCTGGTCCTGTAACATGCTCTTTACAAGTCTGGCtgcctttgtttgtgtgtgtgctctatAGTCCAGCGTGTATCATCCCAGCTCCATGATATGTGTTCATTGTCAGCCCCCTCTACATCGTCACACACAGTAAAAGCAGATGCTGTGTCGTCATTAGTGGCATTCTCCTCAGAAGTAAGTGGTAAATTGTTGCTGACTCCGATTTGACTCTCTGATTCTGTATCATTTAATGAGTCCAGCAGGTCTGAAATATCAGGGATATCCCAACCGTCACCCATCTCGTCTGTCTCTGCCACCTCTTTCACGTTTCCACTTTCTTCTGTACAAGTTTCAGCCTCCTCAGCTTggttttgtttctcagtcactTGTCGCTCATTGGGGGTTTGGTCAGGGATAGCCACTGTTCCCTTTGTAATTGTTACAGGCTGAGGAAGAGCAAAGAAGGCTCCTGGGACTTCTTTGGTGGGAAGTCCTACTGCCACCAAGATGGTGTCCATCTGACGCATGTAGTCCAAGTGACCTTTCACCTGGGAAGCAGAAACATAGTTTTACTGTCTCTGACTAAAAAAGGATACATATTTCTTTGTAAATTACAGTGTATAATTTCAGCTttttacagaaaacattaatCCTTTGTACAAATCTGTTCTTCtcgtatatattttttttgtatagcAAATTTTCCTATTCCTCACATTACATGACTAGATATATAGTGTGTATGGTGCTTCAGACATGTCAAGTATCTTTTTActgttcttttttaaatgttcagttaGTGAAATGTGAAACCTCTGATGCTTTACCTGGTTCAACAAAACACCTTACCATGATAAGTACTACGTGTTAAGTTTCTTGTGAAATCATGTTGACTTACAGGGTGGCAGAAAGGCATTGCTGTGAACTGAAACAGACCAGCAGGGGCCTTacttttttcttatcttttaattgtatttaaacaaTACAACTGTCTTTTAAAGTGCTAATTCAATTCTGCATTTATTAATATCACAAAAATATATctcataacattttatttaaagttattagaaactgtttttgtattaattactaaaaataacaatttcttCAAAAAATCTCCAGCTGGGTttttgtttaaagctgcactaattaatatttttatatttgactatgtgaaaggggtcgctcatcaTGATgactacagaaaaaaaaatcaccaggCTCTGCAGTTCGGGCTCTACAGTGTGTTTTAGCATCttccagctcattgttttggttttacagcccacaactttgcCGTTTTGGTTCATTTTCACCACTCTCACTAACGTTGTTTCCAGAAGCAACCAGGCAACTGTTGACAGTGAAAAAGCACTgctaaacccactgtacactacctgcccagcacccaACAGCgggcagacacagttagagactagctggtaaacaaagtggagcatttagcagctaaagaaaagagccagatatttccctcaggagttggtgaagaccaaaacagagctacacAAAGTGCTACTGGACTAACATatcgccaggtggccagaaacacaactccaaataaatgctatgtctctgctggatgtgtaaataggcaactatttgctaacattGTTTTTGCCATAAAAACAAGGTGttttatgtcagtgttgtgtttacagcttgttctgctgcccccaagtggccaaaaaaatatcaattaatacTTATTAAGGGACACAGTAAGCAATGACTAATAAGCCAATGATTTAACAAAGATTATTTCCATTGTGGATGACAGCCTGTTTCCAAAacctaaaaactgaaaaagcttAGCTAATGGATACCCTCTAAATCAATTGGTATCTAATCAGAGACAAAACATTACTGACTGAATGATTCATGTGAACCTTTATAACCAATAGAGACATGAATATGGCAGATTAGCTGCAGGAAATGTGTAGTTTATGTTGTCAGTAGTGTCATGTAGGACTGTGTGAGTTGTGTCTCCCCTCTCATCAATTAGTCAACGACACCTTATATTATTTTACAGACTCTGATCtaacaaacaaatgtgacatttttatgcTTGAAAAGTGTAAATTTGTGGTGACTGCTGCATGTGGTTTTTCCTGAAAGGTGAAAACCTTCAGATATGAAATTCAGCTCATATGTACCTGAAAAACTATTCATTAAGGACATTTTAGTGGGCCTAATTTAAATATAAGCTCTGACTTACCACGGAGGAAAGATCCACATTGATTATACGCCGATCCTGGATGTTGATTGGCTGTAGCCCAGCAACAGACAGCTGTGCAGCTGAACTTCGATACAAGAACCCCAGGAGCCAGTCCCCTCTGATAGGTGGATAGTTAGAGAAAGTAATTTATTCATGTAATACTTAAATCACAATTCCTGCTGTCAAGACAGTAGTTTCCGAAGCCACTGTAGCCAAAACATTGGACCTCAAATAAACAGTGACTATATATAAAGCATGCTATAAAGCAACCGTAgacttttactgtaaaaatgtaaacattttactCCATGCATACTGCTAGATAGAGGTCTGTTAGATTACCTGCAGTAGCCGTTCACTATTTTTCCAGCCACTACCCTGGTCATTCTCTCCCAGGCCTTTTCAGAGCCGTCCACAGGGGCCCCCAAGAGGACTACATCCTCCACTACTCCTTCACTAcctgaaaaatgaaagaaaaatgagaaactgCAATAGGTTAATCACGGTTCAATTTCACGTGGTATAACCACATTTAAATGCTGAATATTTAGGGCCATCATCATAACAACTCTACTCTGCTTAACCAGTGACTTGGtagaacagaagaggaaaagtGTGGCTTTTAAAAGAACCATGACTTCAACCCAGGAATATTTCAAATCCAATTGAGTTGACCATTTTGGTAGACAGTCAGTGCAAAGAAATGGGGATGTGAATCAAATTCCATTGCATAATCAAAACATGGTTCATCCACAGAAAGGTGTTCATTTCACCTTGGTCATTGGCAAGCTCCTGCAGACAGTAGTAGATAACTCTGGCCCCAAGACTGAAACCTATGAGACTGACAGGCCGCTTCCCCTTcaaatacagaaagagagagaagagatgcaCAATTCTTAAGCAGCTTTCATCCTCCTAGTGTTGACTGAACATAGGCAAATTATTCTCTCTGAGAGTAAGGTAATATTTCAGGTTaaatttttgtatgagtctatacattgttttttaggaaaatcctacttattctgcctttaataaATATAgcatttcatttaaagttttgTTCTAATATCCTACGAGTACAATCAAAGGAACAAAGAATAGAAACATTATGGTTGAAGTTGAACTAATGCAGTTAATAAAAAACTAACCCTTCTAGAGCAACAGCTGACACAATACTGGTACACTGCGGTAAAGTGTGTCTTAACAGAGGTAAGAGGTAGTATGATACCTGCTGTCTGCTTCTCAAAACCTGTGCCAGGTGTTTCCCCACCTCAGCTGAGCGGTTCAGACAAACACACCAGGGGTTGTCAATGACGCTGGCTGCTGCCAGCAAAGACGCCGGCCACGTCAGAGCCGCCACGATGCCTGGACAGTGTAAAAGACATCAATGCCGTACCAAGCAAGGGTCAATGCAACAAAAGGACAATAGCTAGATAACATAGTTGGAATTGTTTAACAGAAATCAACTCATTACCTGCAATCAATGCAACAATAGCATAGACTTTACTTCTCATATCACACATCCCAAGTGTGAAGTTCAGAACAGAAAATATTCTACTACAAGCACAAACTGTTTCCAAATACAGATCCACTGAATAGACTAAGTGCTTCCTGCATGACCATCCTCCTACCTGAGAGCACTGTGTACTTGAGCGCTTCCTGGGCCACCATGCTGACTAGCCCATCCAACAGAGAAGCCATGGCTGAGCCCAGATCCCTGAGGAAACGTGACTCCCACACCAGGCAGTACTGTTCCCCGCACTCGCCCAGGCTGCACCACGGGGCCTGGAACGAACCTGCAAGACAgcagttgtgtttttatgtaaggAAACAACTAAGCGGCACTTGTAAGTGAAGTGTTTTTTAGCCATTGCATGTGAAGGGGGTACTGAGGTGGACACTACTGGTATAGTTTTAGAACATTATGTGCAGAACTTTTCAAAATACAAGCCAAAAAAgtaacagcagctacagcactTCAGCTGATGGTTTACCCTTATTCCAACTAAGAAACTTAAATGACACCTCAACTCCTTGTCTGTACACTTTAGCTCATTCAAGTCCTTACAAACATTTCAACACCTTTCATTGCTTACACTTAATTTTGCCCCCTTTATCCCTTTCCTCCTATTCCAATTCTTCATACTTCTATGCAGGCTTAACTGTCATGGTAAAGACAGCTAATGGAAGATAAAATTATTTGCACTGATTTCATCACACACATTGTACATGTCCAGTGTAGTTGTATGGTTACATTCAGTTGTTATCATGCCATGATATCTAACACCTCTGAATGCAAAATATTATGCCAAAAACAGACAGTCTgatctggttattttatcattttcattttacagaaaattGACTATAACATGATATATATCAATATTgcgatataaaattacatataccatgACAGAGGATTAACCATATCGCCCACACCTAATCAGCGGAAATTGTAAGTGGTTGTAGTGAGACGGTAGAAGCtatacttactgtatttaccaCTGCAGAGCCACCCTGTCACTGCGATGGTCAGGTGAAGATGCTTCCCGGAGCTCAGTGGCAGGAATTCAAATTCCTCTATCGCCCCAACACACTTATTCATCTTATAGCCTAGACAGACAAcgtatgaaaatgaaataaaggtAGAGAAGAGCAAAAATCAAATAGAAGATGAGAAAAGCTATAGATATAAAAATTAGGGAACACCACAAAAACATGATGAATGTGTATTTATCAATTTCAGTCTAAATTCCAAAGATGATAACTTCATCTTTCGCACACAATCATATGTCATCCAACGCTCTTACCAGTCAATCCAGCTCCTGCTGCTCCAAATAGGGAGGCCATGATTGCAATGCCAGTGGCTGAGCCCAGAGCAGCAGCCCCTCCAGCCCCCAGCACAGCACTGGCCCCTGCTGCCACCAAGGGGGCTGCCAGCCCACCTGTCACACCTGGCAAAGGCACAAAGAGTACTGTCAGTAGAGAAAAAAGCAGGTCAGTGCCAATATCTGTAAGGTGAAGCATTTTAGAGAAAAGTTAATTCTACGGAAGGAAAAATACACCAAGCGGGAATAATCACCAATCACAGTTCCTCCGCCCACAGTGGCTAGTCCAATCAGGAGGTAGCGTCGTAACTTTcgccctctttctctcctcagccGCCGGGAAGACTCCTCTCTCATAAAAGCAGAGTCAGAAAGATCATCTGTTTTACTTGAAATATTCATTGgcttcaaaaaataaaaatgtcaaatgacttttttggtgcatttaagaTGACATCTTGAAAACAATAAGCTGCTTGTTTATGCCACACAACTATCTTCATCCTATCATTTTGGATACAAGTGTGAGTGCCATGCacagtgtttgtgctgtttaaaacagtctgacacacacaaggtttggcaaaaaagaaaagactgtaCATATTGTCATTTAGCAACTGACTGAGATTTAAGGTTTTGAACACCTAAATGAAATTTCATGTTATTAGTTGTGTAAAAGACTCAGTCAGATTCATCTATCATACATCCTTCCATGATCCTTCTATCCAACCATAACTTACTCGCTCTCCTCTCCCGCTTCCGCTTCTCTCAGCCTCTCGCCCAGTGTTTCCTCAAACTCCTCCAGCTGCTGTGGAAAGACTCGTAGCAGACAGCTGACATGACGGATGAGAACCCTCGCTCTGGCATCATACTGGCCTGAGTACATGACAGACCATGAAAGTTATCAAGTAACAGGCTTATATGAATTTACACCAACTTAAAGTAGGTAGTCATTAATTCATCAAAGGACTCTTACCGTctttgacagaaaaagacacCAGATCCTGTAACACAAAGTGAAAGCTGGTTATAATAGGTGTTTACGTagaaatacagacacaaaattAGTACAATACAGCTAATTActgttattaaaaacaaaccaaagagCTTAATTGTTATGTTAGCGTGACCAGTTGTGAAAAAAGTCctatcaaacaacaaaataattttatattaaataacacTTAACACACTGGACATatttaataaactgaaataatgtatGACCTTGAGTATAATTGATTATGATACACCTTCTATGTAGATTTTATAATCAATAAATGAATTGCTGCTCCAGTTCTTTGTAATGTAATTCTTATTCTTTAATACTGCATATATCTTTGACTCAGTATTCTGTAGTTATTTAAATTTACAAATCTGTAcctaatatgttttttattgcaCTAATTTACAGTACAACGGCTGTTGCAACAATCCAATTTCCCACAGGGTGCATTCCAGTTTAATGGCATCGCATCCTCCATTAGAGTGACAAAGACCTGTATGATGGGGGTGGCCCCAGCAGCAAGTAGTGTTTCGGCCTGTAGGGTGGAGAGGAAGGTGTCGGAGCCCTCGAAGCCCAGGCCTGACAGGAAAGCCCCCATAACCGGCATCACTGACTCATCCAGGTCCAGCCAGCGGACCAAGCCCTGTAGATACTGCTCCCTGAAAACTCTGAGAAACACGCAACTGCTCATCTCCTCAAGTCAAATAATAGTTCAGTTAAGAGCATTATTATTCACAGTTTAGTTAAAAAGTCATTATTACAAATGGTTATTCACAAGTGCAAGAAGAAAA
This sequence is a window from Siniperca chuatsi isolate FFG_IHB_CAS linkage group LG10, ASM2008510v1, whole genome shotgun sequence. Protein-coding genes within it:
- the tmco4 gene encoding transmembrane and coiled-coil domain-containing protein 4; the protein is MAMEEKKNITETNFAPDPGGTGTTQDAPRDPSPEKIISRQLTEQGRFAYAALCGVSLGQLFAGPENRVFREQYLQGLVRWLDLDESVMPVMGAFLSGLGFEGSDTFLSTLQAETLLAAGATPIIQDLVSFSVKDGQYDARARVLIRHVSCLLRVFPQQLEEFEETLGERLREAEAGEESEEESSRRLRRERGRKLRRYLLIGLATVGGGTVIGVTGGLAAPLVAAGASAVLGAGGAAALGSATGIAIMASLFGAAGAGLTGYKMNKCVGAIEEFEFLPLSSGKHLHLTIAVTGWLCSGKYSSFQAPWCSLGECGEQYCLVWESRFLRDLGSAMASLLDGLVSMVAQEALKYTVLSGIVAALTWPASLLAAASVIDNPWCVCLNRSAEVGKHLAQVLRSRQQGKRPVSLIGFSLGARVIYYCLQELANDQGSEGVVEDVVLLGAPVDGSEKAWERMTRVVAGKIVNGYCRGDWLLGFLYRSSAAQLSVAGLQPINIQDRRIINVDLSSVVKGHLDYMRQMDTILVAVGLPTKEVPGAFFALPQPVTITKGTVAIPDQTPNERQVTEKQNQAEEAETCTEESGNVKEVAETDEMGDGWDIPDISDLLDSLNDTESESQIGVSNNLPLTSEENATNDDTASAFTVCDDVEGADNEHISWSWDDTRWTIEHTHKQRQPDL